A genomic stretch from Theobroma cacao cultivar B97-61/B2 chromosome 4, Criollo_cocoa_genome_V2, whole genome shotgun sequence includes:
- the LOC18602307 gene encoding 2-alkenal reductase (NADP(+)-dependent) has product MAKDDVPEVVRNKRVILRDYVTGFPKESDMHISFSTMILKIPENHKRVVLVKNLYLSCDPYMRLRMRNDQDPEFTPFTPGSPITRFRVAQVLDSTHLGFKEGDFVWGTTGWEEYSFIARPERLFKIRHTDFPLSYYARILGMPGMTACAGFYEVCSPKRGEYVFVSAASGAVGQLVGQLAKLEGCYVVGSAGSSEKVQLLKERFGFDDAFNYKDEHDLEATLKRYFPEGIDIYFENVGGKMLDAVLINIRVRGRVAVCGMISQYNLDQPQGTKNLMCLVYRRIRMEGFVVFDFCHLYSEFLHKMLPLIRDERITYMEDIAEGLVNAPAALIGIFSGNNIGKKIVRVAPE; this is encoded by the exons ATGGCAAAGGACGATGTTCCAGAAGTGGTGAGGAACAAAAGGGTGATACTGAGGGACTACGTGACTGGTTTTCCAAAAGAATCAGACATGCACATAAGCTTTAGTACCATGATTTTGAAGATACCAGAAAACCACAAACGAGTTGTGCTGGTCAAGAACCTTTACTTGTCTTGTGATCCTTATATGAGACTTCGCATGAGAAATGATCAAGATCCCGAGTTTACACCCTTCACTCCTGGCTCT CCCATTACTAGGTTTAGAGTGGCTCAAGTTTTGGATTCAACGCACCTCGGCTTCAAGGAAGGTGACTTTGTTTGGGGAACCACAGGATGGGAAGAATACAGTTTCATAGCAAGACCTGAAAGACTCTTCAAGATCAGGCATACGGATTTCCCTCTTTCCTACTATGCTAGGATTCTTG gTATGCCTGGAATGACAGCTTGTGCTGGTTTCTATGAAGTTTGTTCTCCTAAAAGAGGAGAATATGTCTTTGTTTCAGCAGCATCTGGTGCAGTTGGTCAGCTTGTTGGCCAACTTGCAAAGCTGGAAGGTTGCTATGTTGTTGGAAGTGCTGGTAGTAGCGAAAAG GTTCAACTATTGAAGGAAAGATTTGGGTTTGATGATGCTTTCAATTACAAAGACGAGCATGACTTAGAGGCAACTTTGAAAAG GTATTTCCCTGAAGGCATTGATATTTACTTTGAGAATGTTGGGGGGAAAATGCTAGATGCAGTACTCATAAATATTAGAGTTCGTGGCCGCGTTGCTGTGTGTGGAATGATCTCACAATACAATCTGGATCAGCCTCAAGGGACTAAGAATTTGATGTGCCTTGTTTATAGGCGGATTCGTATGGAAGGATTTGTGGTTTTTGATTTCTGTCACCTCTACTCAGAGTTCCTCCACAAGATGCTGCCTTTGATCAGAGATGAGAGGATTACTTACATGGAAGACATTGCGGAAGGCCTTGTAAATGCCCCTGCAGCTCTAATAGGAATTTTCAGTGGCAATAACATTGGCAAAAAGATAGTTAGAGTTGCTCCCGAGTGA